The genomic window ATGCTCGGCTGGGGGCTGGCCTCGCTGCTCGGCGCGGTGGCCGGCGTCCTGGTCGCGCACCGGCTGTTCCTGGACACCAACCTGATGGCCGGCGTGCTGGTCTACTCCTTCGCCGGGGCCGCGCTCGGCGGCTTCGACTCCCCGGTCGGCGCGGTCGTCGGCAGCTGGATCATCGGCGTCACCGAGACCCTGGCCGGCACGTACGTCGACGCGATCGGCTCCGACCTCAAGGTCCTGGTCCCGCTCGCGATCATCTTCGTGGTCCTGCTGGTGCGGCCGTCCGGCCTGTTCGGGTCGCCGGAGGTGACCCGGGCATGAGCGAGCGCGAGTGCTCGCAGCGCGAGCGGGCAGCGACGAGGGCCGGCCGCCCGGCGCTCGCGCCCGGCAGCCTGTCCGAGGAGCGGGCATGAGCCTGGTCCGGGTGGTCGCGGGATCCCGCGGGCACAAGACGTTGCGGGCGGTCACGATCGCCGTCGGCGTGCTGCTGGTGGTCGGGATCCCGTTCAACTCCAGCCCGGTCCTGAACGCGCAGCTCACCCAGGCGCTGGCGTACGCGGTGGCCGCGCTCGGGCTCGGCCTGCTGGTCGGCTACGGCGGCCAGATCTCGCTCGGACAGGGGGCGTTCTTCGCCGTCGGGGCCTACGCGGCCGCGGCGGTGCTGGCCAAGACCGGCCTGCCGTACCTGCTGGCGGTGCCGGTGGCGGCGGCGGTCACGTTCCTGCTCGGGCTGGCCTTCGGGGTGCCGGCGCTGCGGCTGCGCGGGCTCTACCTGGCGCTGGTCACGCTCGCCCTCGCGGTCGCGGTCGGCCCGGTGATCAAGCGGGCCGAGCCGCTGACCGGCGGGGTGTCCGGGCTGTCCGTGCCGCAGCCGCCGGTGCCCTCCTGGCTGCCGGTCGACCCGGACCAGTGGCTCTACCTGCTCAGCCTGGCCGTCACCGGGGTGATGGCGCTGATCGCGGTCAACCTGACCCGGGGGGGCCTCGGCCGGGCGCTGGTCGCGATCCGGGACGGCGAGCGCGCGGCCCGGACCGCGGGCGTGGACGTGGCCCGGGTGAAGGCGCTGCTGTTCGCCTGCGCCGGGGCGTACGCGGGGGTGGGTGGGGCCCTGTTCGCGTACGGGCAGGGCTTCGTCGCGCCGGAGTCGTTCACGCTGCTGCTGTCCTTCACGTTCCTCGGCGCGGTCGTGGTGGGCGGCCTCGGCACCGTGGCCGGTCCGGTGCTCGGCGCGCTGTTCGTGATCTTCGTCCCGCAGTACGCGGGGGACGTGAACCAGGCGCTGACCGGCGTGATCTACGGCGGCACCCTCATCGCCGTCGTCTACCTGCTGCCCGGGGGCGCCGCCGGGCTGCTGCGCCGGCTGCGCCGGCTGCTGGTCGAGGTGGTCGAGCCCGCGGCCGTCCGGCCGGCCGGCCCCACACCGGCGCCCGCCCCCGAACCCGCCACCGATCCCGATACCAAGCCCGACGATGCGCGAGGAGCCCACGATGCGGTCCCGACGAGTGATCCTGCCCGTACTGGCGGCGACCCTGCTGCTCGCGGCCTGCGGCCGTGACAGCACCGACAGCGGAGGCGGTGGGGGGAGCGGCGGCACGGCCGATCCCGGCATCACCGACACCTCGATCAAGATCGGCAGCAGCTACCCCTTCAGCGGGCCGGCCTCGGCGTACAGCGCGATCCCGAAGGCACTGAACGGCTACTTCAAGATGATCAACGCCAACGGCGGCGTGAAGGGCCGGCAGATCCAGTTCGTCACCTACGACGACGGGTACGAGCCGCAGCGGGCGCTGACCAACGCCCGCAAGCTGGTCGAGCAGGACAAGGTCTTCGCGATCTTCAACCCGCTCGGCACGGCCAACAACGACGCGATGCGCGACTACCTGACCCAGAAGAAGGTCCCGCAGCTGTTCGTCGCGACCGGGGCGACGGAGTTCGGCTCGCAGCAGGCGAAGTTCCCGTTCACGACCGGCTGGCAGCCGACGTACAGGACCGAGGCGAAGGTCTACGCCGAGTACCTGAAGCAGGTGAAGCCGACCGCCAAGGTCGCCGTGCTGCTGCAGAACGACGGCTTCGGCAAGGACCTGCTCGGCGGGTTCACCGAGGCGATCCAGGGCAGCCAGATCCAGGTCGTCGCGCAGGAGACGTACGAGCCGACCGACCCGACCGTGGCGCCGCAGGTGACCAAGCTGGCCGCGTCCAAGGCCGACGTGTTCCTCGACATCACCACCCCGAAGGCCGGCGCGCAGGCGATCGCGACCGTCGCGCAGACCGGCTGGAAGCCGCTGCACATCCTGAACTCGGTCGCCTCGTCCAAGGCTCAGGTGCTCAAGCCGGTCGGCTTCCAGTACGACCAGGGCATCGTCACCGCGGCCTACTTCAAGGCCGCCGACGACCCGCGCTGGTCCAAGGACCCGGCGGTGGTCAAGTTCCTCGCCGACCTCAAGCAGTACGCACCGGACGCCGACCCGAGCGACCCGTACAGCGTCTACGGCTGGCTGGTCGGGCAGACGATGGTGGAGGCGCTGACCAAGATGACCTCGCCGACCCGGGACGCGCTCGTGCAGGCGGCGAAGAGCCTGAACCTCACGCCCGATCTCATGCTGCCGGGAATCACCATCAAGACCGACGGTGAATCCGACCCGTACCCGATCGAGGCGATGCAGATCGCCAAGTTCGCCGGCCAGGACTTCGTCCTCCAGGGCTCGGTGATCCAGGCCAGCTCGGGTTGAGTTTGGGGCGTCTTTGCCCGGTGGTAATACCGGGTCGTCACACGGGGGCCTTATCCCGAAAGGCTCGGACGATGCTCGCAATTGCCGGTGCGGTGGTGTTCGCCCTCGCACTCATTCTCGACTGGGCCAACCAGAACATCGGAGACGCCTTCACCCCGCAGACGCTCCTGCTCATCGGCCTCATCCTGGTCGCACTGCACCTGGGTGGCGTCGGCACCACGTACACGCTGGGCTCCCGGAGCCGGCGGGGGCGGGTGCGCCGCTGATCGCCTGGGTACGCCCGCTGTCGGGGGCGGGCGTACCGCGGTCCCGGTGGGGAGCGACATGAGCGGCGGGGCACAGACGCTGGTCGGCCTGGTCATGGTGGCCGGGATCGTCGGCATCCTGCTGCCGGTCCTGCCGGGGCTGCTGATGATCTGGGCGGCCGGGCTCTGGTGGACGATCGCCGACGGCGGCGGCGCCACCCGCTGGGTCGTGTTCGCCGTGCTCACCGGGCTGCTCGTGGTCGGCACCGTGGTCAAGTACGTGCTGCCGGCCCGCTCGGCCGCGGCCCGGGGCGCCCCGTTCAGCACGCTGGCGATCGGCGCGGTCGGCGCGATCGCGGGCTTCTTCGTCATCCCGGTCGTCGGGCTGCTGATCGGCGGCGTGCTCGGGATCTACCTGGCCGAGTACGTCCGGCTGCACGACCCCGGCCGGGCCTGGACCTCGACCCGGGCCGCGCTCGTCGCGATCGGGATCGGGCTGCTCATCGAGCTGACCGCGGGCGTGCTGATGTTCGGGGTCTGGTTGCTCGGCGTCTGGGTCACGTGACCGCCGGCCGGACCTCCGCCCGCTCTTCCTCGTCCGCGGTCACCTTGCGCTCGGCCACGAACGAGACGAACGGGATCGTCCCCGCCAGCATCACCAGCACGGTCTTCACCGGCGACCAGCGGGCCCGGAAAGCCAGGTTGACCGTCGCCACCAGGTAGACCATGTAGAGGAAACCGTGCAGCGGGCCGACGATCGCGACCAGCGTGGGCGAGTCCGCGAGGTACTTCAGCGGCACCGCGACCAGCACCAGGATCACCAGCCCGACGCCGACCGTGTACGCCAGCGCTCGGTAGAACAGCAGCGACGCCCTCATTCCGCTCCCTCGTTGAGCCGGGTCAGGTAGCGGTTGTACGCGGCCAACTCCGGGTCCTCCTCATCGGTCACCGCGGCGACAGTGGCGGCGGGCGCCGGGGCGCGGCGTCGCACCGGCTTCTTCTCCGCCTGCTCCGCCGGTGGCGCGTCCTCGGGCGGGTGGACCGCGTCCCGGCAGACCTTCCACCAGACCGCGAGTCCGAACAGCGCGAACGCCGGCCACTGCAGCGCGTAGCCCATGTTCTGGGCCGAGTGCGTCGCGTGCGCCCGGTGCCACTGCCAGAGCCCCAGCCGAAGCATCGCGTACGTCGCGACCAGCGCGAACGCATGCCACGCCAGCCACTTGGGGCGCAGCAGCAGAAGCACGCCCCTCACGGTAGCCGCCCTGGTCGGGCCGGGCGCCGACAGGGCATGATCTCCTTCCGTGACCGAGGGACCTGTGGAACACGACCTGGAACTGACCGTGAGCGCGCTGAAGGACGGCGCATTCGATCTCGGCATTCCCGGCGGCCTGATCGAGATCCGCCGCTGGGAGGACGCGCTGTCCGCGTCCGAGGCGCCGGCGCTGGTCGAGATCGGCGGCGGGCTGGCCGAGCTGCGCGGGGAGCTGGAGAGCGACACCCCGAACACCCGGACAGTGGCCGGGCTGCTGCTCGACCTCGGCCGGCGGGCGCTGGCCATCGGCGAGACGCTCGACCCGGGCGACATCCGGTCCCGGGTGCTGGAGCTGGGCAACCTGCTCGTCCGCGAGGGCGAGACGGTGCCGAAGGAGTAGGCGCTCTTACCTACTTCTTGCGGCGGGGCGCGCTGGGCGGCGGCACGACCGGGCCGATGTCGCCGTCCGGGGCCTCGTCCAGGTCGACCATGACCGGGGCGTGGTCGCTCGGGCCGCTGCCCTTGCGGGCCTGCCGGTCCACCCAGGCCGCCTTCATCCGGGCGGCCACGTCCGCGCCGGCCAGCACCAGGTCGATCCGCATGCCCCAGTCCTGGTGGAAGGACCCGGCCCGGTAGTCCCAGTAGGTGAACACGCCCTCGGTGTCCGGCCAGCGGGTCCGGACCACGTCGGCGAGCCCGGTCGCCTCCAGCTCGCCCAGGGCCTCGCGTTCCTCCGGGGTGACGTGCGTCGAGTTGCCGAACTTGCGGATGTCCCAGACGTCGGCGTCGGCGGGGGCGATGTTCATGTCGCCGCAGACGACGGTGCTGGCGGTGTCCTTCGGCAGGGCTGCGGCCAGCGCCTTGAGCCAGGCCAGCTTGTAGATGAAGTGCGGGTCGTCGGGCGTACGGCCGTTGGGGACGTAGATGCTCCAGACCCGCAGCCCGTCGCAGGTCGCCGAGACGACCCTGGCCTCGCCCGGACCGGCCGGGTCCGGGAAGCCGGGCACCCCCGGGAAGCCGACCTCGACGTCGTCCAGGCCGACCCGGGACAGGATCGCGACGCCGTTCCAGCGGCCCTCGCCCACGTGCGCGTACGCGTAGCCGCGCTGGTCCAGCTCGGCCTTGAAGGTGTCGTCCCACTCCGCGTCCGGCAGCTTGGTCTCCTGCAGGCAGACCACGTCCGGCTTGCGGGTGTCGAGCCAGTCCAGCAGGCGCGGGAGCCGCGCCTTGGCCGAGTTCACGTTCCAGGTCGCCAAGCGCACCCGGCCACCGTAGTCGCCTCCTCCGCCCACTCCGCGACGTTCGCCGGCCGCGCCGGCCGGCCACGCTGTTCGTGCCGTCGGGGCCCGCCACCCGTTGGTGGCGTCGGGTCGCGCCCCCCGCCCTTCATGGCGTCGGGACGGTTGGCGCGCCACCCGTCCGGACCTGCCCTGCTCGTGGGGTCGGCGCGAGTGGGTATGAGTGCGGGGTGATGTTGCTGCTGCCCGGTCCGCGGGCCGTGCTCTCGACGGCCCGCTCGACCGCCTCCGCGCTGCTCGGCCTGCCGCGCCGGGCGCTCACGCTGGCCGGCCGGGTCGAG from Mycobacteriales bacterium includes these protein-coding regions:
- a CDS encoding branched-chain amino acid ABC transporter permease, whose product is MLGWGLASLLGAVAGVLVAHRLFLDTNLMAGVLVYSFAGAALGGFDSPVGAVVGSWIIGVTETLAGTYVDAIGSDLKVLVPLAIIFVVLLVRPSGLFGSPEVTRA
- a CDS encoding branched-chain amino acid ABC transporter permease: MSLVRVVAGSRGHKTLRAVTIAVGVLLVVGIPFNSSPVLNAQLTQALAYAVAALGLGLLVGYGGQISLGQGAFFAVGAYAAAAVLAKTGLPYLLAVPVAAAVTFLLGLAFGVPALRLRGLYLALVTLALAVAVGPVIKRAEPLTGGVSGLSVPQPPVPSWLPVDPDQWLYLLSLAVTGVMALIAVNLTRGGLGRALVAIRDGERAARTAGVDVARVKALLFACAGAYAGVGGALFAYGQGFVAPESFTLLLSFTFLGAVVVGGLGTVAGPVLGALFVIFVPQYAGDVNQALTGVIYGGTLIAVVYLLPGGAAGLLRRLRRLLVEVVEPAAVRPAGPTPAPAPEPATDPDTKPDDARGAHDAVPTSDPARTGGDPAARGLRP
- a CDS encoding ABC transporter substrate-binding protein, translating into MRSRRVILPVLAATLLLAACGRDSTDSGGGGGSGGTADPGITDTSIKIGSSYPFSGPASAYSAIPKALNGYFKMINANGGVKGRQIQFVTYDDGYEPQRALTNARKLVEQDKVFAIFNPLGTANNDAMRDYLTQKKVPQLFVATGATEFGSQQAKFPFTTGWQPTYRTEAKVYAEYLKQVKPTAKVAVLLQNDGFGKDLLGGFTEAIQGSQIQVVAQETYEPTDPTVAPQVTKLAASKADVFLDITTPKAGAQAIATVAQTGWKPLHILNSVASSKAQVLKPVGFQYDQGIVTAAYFKAADDPRWSKDPAVVKFLADLKQYAPDADPSDPYSVYGWLVGQTMVEALTKMTSPTRDALVQAAKSLNLTPDLMLPGITIKTDGESDPYPIEAMQIAKFAGQDFVLQGSVIQASSG
- a CDS encoding DUF456 domain-containing protein yields the protein MSGGAQTLVGLVMVAGIVGILLPVLPGLLMIWAAGLWWTIADGGGATRWVVFAVLTGLLVVGTVVKYVLPARSAAARGAPFSTLAIGAVGAIAGFFVIPVVGLLIGGVLGIYLAEYVRLHDPGRAWTSTRAALVAIGIGLLIELTAGVLMFGVWLLGVWVT
- a CDS encoding DUF3817 domain-containing protein, whose product is MRASLLFYRALAYTVGVGLVILVLVAVPLKYLADSPTLVAIVGPLHGFLYMVYLVATVNLAFRARWSPVKTVLVMLAGTIPFVSFVAERKVTADEEERAEVRPAVT
- a CDS encoding transcriptional regulator; translated protein: MLLLLRPKWLAWHAFALVATYAMLRLGLWQWHRAHATHSAQNMGYALQWPAFALFGLAVWWKVCRDAVHPPEDAPPAEQAEKKPVRRRAPAPAATVAAVTDEEDPELAAYNRYLTRLNEGAE
- a CDS encoding exodeoxyribonuclease III, encoding MRLATWNVNSAKARLPRLLDWLDTRKPDVVCLQETKLPDAEWDDTFKAELDQRGYAYAHVGEGRWNGVAILSRVGLDDVEVGFPGVPGFPDPAGPGEARVVSATCDGLRVWSIYVPNGRTPDDPHFIYKLAWLKALAAALPKDTASTVVCGDMNIAPADADVWDIRKFGNSTHVTPEEREALGELEATGLADVVRTRWPDTEGVFTYWDYRAGSFHQDWGMRIDLVLAGADVAARMKAAWVDRQARKGSGPSDHAPVMVDLDEAPDGDIGPVVPPPSAPRRKK